In Colletotrichum higginsianum IMI 349063 chromosome 1, whole genome shotgun sequence, one genomic interval encodes:
- a CDS encoding sucrose transporter, producing the protein MALTSSSSTSQASSHLPSLPPQRFYHTSPPSLSDDSCGKPTPIRTPSRSFSSRANSTELNDRVAVITVRKPPQAHREGDTKPSGPYDFASRRTDHCDTDDEYDEYDRAEDDALVLEDPVAGMSSWAGQPSIRGSSEAMRMVLLTFNTLGITFTWGIEMTYCTPYLLNLGLTKSNTSLVWIAGPLSGLLVQPIVGAIADESKSKWGRRRPFIVMGSIIVAFSLLTLGFTKEIVALFVTDKETARVLTITLAVLAIYVVDFAINAVMSCARSLIVDTLPIEKQQTGAAWSSRMSAIGHMLGYGAGAIDLVGTFGTTMGDSQFKQLTLMATFLMVFSSGVTCWAVTERVLVSTRHDPRRATGRFKVFRQIWSTLLHLPPRIQAICWAQFWSWIGWFPFLFYSTTWVGETYFRYDAPAEGKDSKDALGDIGRIGSLALVIYSTITFLGAWLLPLVVKSPDDDNFTARPPQAIAPFLDRFNKNKPDLMTAWICGHLMFAAAMFLAPFAQSFRFATFLVAFCGLSWTIAMWAPTAFLGVEVNKLSGAREGGPASYRRLSHESNIELPTLGQDQPLHLEHGPNEGGEPTTSSTGELSGIYFGILNIYTTLPQFIGTFISTIVFTILEPGKSPELSDAPEEEHHSTDGPNAIAVCLFIGAMCAVMAAFVTRKLKYL; encoded by the exons ATGGCCCTGACGTCGAGCTCATCGACGTCGCAAGCTTCCTCTCACCTTCcatctcttcctcctcaacgATTCTATCATACATCGCCCCCTTCCCTCAGCGACGACTCGTGCGGAAAACCGACGCCCATCAGAACGCCCTCGAGATCCTTCAGCAGCAGGGCCAACAGCACGGAGCTAAATGACCGTGTGGCCGTCATCACGGTCCGCAAGCCACCCCAAGCGCATCGAGAAGGGGACACGAAGCCCTCCGGCCCGTACGATTTTGCCAGTCGCCGAACGGACCATTGcgacaccgacgacgagtacGACGAGTACGACCGCGCAgaggacgacgccctcgtgcTGGAGGACCCTGTCGCCGGTATGTCAAGCTGGGCCGGCCAGCCCTCCATCAGGGGGAGCTCCGAGGCCATGCGGATGGTTCTCTTGACGTTCAACACCCTTGGTATCAC CTTCACATGGGGAATTGAGATGACAT ACTGTACTCCCTACCTTctcaacctcggcctcacAAAGAGCAATACCTCGCTGGTGTGGATCGCGGGGCCGCTGTCTGGGCTGTTGGTGCAgcccatcgtcggcgccatcgccgacgagtCCAAGTCGAAATGGGGCAGGCGGCGACCCTTCATCGTTATGGGTTCCATCATTGTCGCCTTCAGCCTACTGACGCTGGGGTTCACCAAGGAGATCGTGGCGCTCTTCGTAACGGACAAGGAGACCGCCCGGGTCTTAACCATCACCCTCGCAGTCCTGGCGATTTACGTCGTCGACTTTGCCATCAACGCCG TCATGTCTTGCGCGAGGAGCCTAATCGTCGACACGCTGCCGATCGAAAAGCAGCAGACCGGCGCCGCATGGT CTAGCAGGATGTCCGCCATTGGACACATGTTGGGCTATGGagccggcgccatcgaccTGGTCGGCACCTTTGGCACGACCATGGGCGACTCACAGTTCAAGCAACTCACCTTGATGGCGACCTTCCTCATGGTCTTCTCCTCGGGCGTCACCTGCTGGGCCGTCACCGAGCGGGTCCTGGTCTCGACGAGGCACGACCCCCGCAGAGCCACCGGCCGGTTCAAGGTGTTCCGCCAGATCTGGTCGACGCTGCTCCATCTCCCGCCTCGGATCCAGGCTATCTGCTGGGCCCAGTTCTGGTCCTGGATCGGCTGGTTCCCGTTCTTGTTCTACAGCACCACGTGGGTTGGCGAGACGTACTTCCGCTACGATGCTCCCGCCGAGGGGAAAGACTCCAAAGACGCCCTCGGAGACATCGGTCGCATCGGCAGCTTGGCGCTCGTCATCTACTCGACCATCACCTTCCTCGGTGCTTGgctcctccccctcgtcgTAAAGTCGCCCGACGATGACAACTTCACGGCGCGTCCGCCGCAGGCCATCGCCCCATTCCTGGACAGGTtcaacaagaacaagccgGACCTCATGACGGCCTGGATCTGCGGCCACCTGATGTTCGCGGCGGCAATGTTCCTGGCCCCCTTTGCCCAGAGCTTCCGCTTCGCAACGTTCCTCGTTGCCTTCTGCGGCCTGTCCTGGACCATCGCCATGTGGGCACCTACGGCCTTCCTCGGTGTTGAGGTCAACAAGCTGAGCGGCGCCCGCGAGGGCGGTCCGGCATCGTACCGCCGCCTCTCCCACGAGTCCAACATCGAGCTCCCGACACTGGGCCAGGACCAGCCGCTGCACCTTGAGCACGGGCCgaacgagggcggcgagccgacgacgtcgtcgacagGCGAGCTGTCGGGCATCTACTTTGGCATCCTTAACATCTACACCACGCTACCGCAGTTCATCGGCACCTTCATCAGCACCATCGTCTTCACCATCCTGGAGCCAGGCAAGAGCCCCGAGCTCTCGGACGCGCCCGAGGAAGAGCACCACAGCACCGACGGCCCCAACGCTATCGCCGTGTGTCTCTTCATCGGTGCCATGTGCGCcgtgatggcggcgttcGTAACACGGAAGTTAAAATATCTATGA
- a CDS encoding ATP phosphoribosyltransferase, which translates to MSQFTEKLMTKQSLEGRLLFAVPKKGRLNSATLNLLEGADIQFRRENRLDIALVKNLPIALIFLPAADIPTFVGEGRVDLGITGWDQVREHDAGVIATNKARRASVELGSNGVEALQKAGGCEMVMELGFGHCKLQTQVPEKGAYSTTEDLIGKTIGTSFVNLAEEHFAKLELGVDSDGNSNTSPKKLRTKIIELSGSVEAACALGVADGIVDLVESGETMRAAGLKAIDTVVDSQACLIKSRSPSNIELVELIAARIRGVITAQRFVLCQYNIERSRLADAKAITPGKRAPTITTLDEEGWVAVSSMVEKKKIALVMDNLTRVGAQDILVLDIHNTR; encoded by the exons ATGAGCCAGTTCACGGAGAAGCTAATGACGAAGCAAAGCCTCGAGGGCCGACTCCTGTTCGCCGTGCCCAAGA AGGGACGCTTGAACTCCGCGACACTCAACCTACTTGAGGGAGCCGACATCCAGTTCCGCCGCGAGAACCGTCTCGACATCGCGCTCGTAAAGAACCTTCCCATCgccctcatcttcctccccgCTGCCGATATCCCCACCTTCGTTGGCGAGGGTCGCGTCGACCTCGGAATCACGGGTTGGGACCAGGTCCGGGAGCACGATGCCGGAGTCATCGCTACCAACAAGGCCCGGAGAGCCTCTGTCGAGCTGGGCTCAAACGGTGTAGAGGCCCTTCAGAAGGCTGGAGGATGTGAGATGGTCATGGAGCTCGGTTTCGGGCACTGCAAGCTGCAGACCCAGGTCCCCGAGAAGGGCGCGTACTCGACGACGGAGGACCTGATTGGCAAGACCATCGGCACCAGTTTCGTGAATCTGGCGGAGGAGCACTTTGCCAAGCTGGAATTGGGCGTCGACTCGGATGGCAATAGCAACACCTCGCCCAAGAAGCTTCGCACTAAGATCATCGAGCTCAGCGGCAGTGTCGAGGCTGCTTGCGCGCTGGGTGTCGCCGATGGCATCGTTGACCTTGTCG AGTCTGGCGAGACCATGAGAGCCGCTGGcctcaaggccatcgacaccgtcgtcgactcgCAAGCGTGCCTTATCAAGTCCCGCTCGCCGTCAAACattgagctcgtcgagctcatTGCCGCTCGTATTCGCGGTGTCATCACCGCTCAGAGATTCGTCCTGTGCCAGTACAACATCGAGAGATCCCGCCTGGCAGATGCCAAGGCGATCACCCCTGGCAAGCGGGCGCCGACCATCACAACGCTGGATGAGGAAGGCTGGGTCGCCGTCAGCTCCAtggtcgagaagaagaagattgCCCTCGTGATGGACAACCTGACCCGCGTTGGTGCCCAGGACATTTTGGTGCTTGATATCCACAACACTCGATAG
- a CDS encoding Caspase domain-containing protein, translating into MSGYPGQYGYGSGGHDGGYGGGGHHQGGGGYGSHHQGGGGGYGGYQQPPGPPPSQHHGGYGGGGGYDRPPPGPPPGQGGYGYNQPPPNPNPDQSYIGRYAPPPHPPPPGLDVYGYPVSSGHQGRPHMPTVNSNDWAHGNRHAPPPPPSGAQQFGHGAPEGYSFQYSTCQGKRKALLIGINYFGQDGELRGCINDVKNLSAFLVEKYGYRREDMVILTDDQQQPMGQPTKNNILRAMHWLVQGAQPNDSLFFHYSGHGGQTEDIDGDEDDGYDEVIYPVDYKEAGHIVDDEMHHIMVKPLQPGVRLTAIFDSCHSGSALDLPYIYSTKGVLKEPNLAKEAGQGLFKAFTAYASGDLGGVANSIFSFGKRAIAGDDAYEKTKETRTSPADVIMWSGSKDSQTSADATIANQATGAMSYAFITALKNNPQQSYVELLNSIRDVLEEKYTQLPQLSSSHPIDTDLLYVM; encoded by the exons ATGTCAGGCTACCCTGGACAGTACGGTTACGGCTCCGGTGGCCACGACGGAGGCtacggaggcggcggtcaCCACCAGGGAGGAGGTGGCTACGGCTCACACCACCagggaggcggaggaggctACGGCGGATACCAGCAGCCCCCcggcccgccgccctcgcaACACCACGGAGGCtatggcggcggtggtggctACGACCGCCCGCCTCCCGGCCCCCCTCCGGGTCAGGGTGGCTACGGCTACAATCAGCCGCCGCCCAACCCGAACCCGGACCAGAGCTACATCGGCAGGTATGCTCCCCCTCCGCACCCGCCACCACCAGGCCTTGACGTCTATGGCTACCCTGTCAGTTCCGGACACCAGGGAAGACCCC ACATGCCTACGGTGAACTCCAACGACTGGGCCCACGGCAACCGCCACGCGccacccccgccgccctcgggcGCCCAGCAGTTCGGTCACGGTGCCCCCGAGGGCTACAGCTTCCAGTACTCCACCTGTCAGGGCAAACGTAAGGCACTGCTCATCGGCATCAACTACTTCggccaggacggcgagctcCGCGGCTGCATCAACGACGTCAAGAACCTCTcggccttcctcgtcgagaagTACGGCTACCGGCGTGAGGACATGGTCATCCTCACCGAcgaccagcagcagcccatGGGCCAGCCGACCAAGAACAACATCCTCCGCGCCATGCACTGGCTCGTCCAGGGCGCCCAGCCCAACGACTCGCTCTTCTTCCACTACTCGGGCCACGGCGGCCAGACCGAGGACattgacggcgacgaggacgacggctACGATGAGGTCATTTACCCTGTCGACTATAAAGAGGCCGGCcacatcgtcgacgacgagatgcACCACATCATGGTCAAGCCCCTGCAGCCCGGCGTGCGCCTGACAGCCATCTTCGACTCGTGCCACTCAGGCTCCGCTCTCGACCTGCCCTACATCTACTCCACAAAGGGTGTTCTCAAGGAGCCCAATCTGGCCAAGGAAGCCGGCCAGGGCCTGTTCAAGGCTTTCACGGCCTACGCCTcgggcgacctcggcggcgtcgccaacTCCATCTTCAGCTTCGGCAAacgcgccatcgccggcgacgacgcctACGAGAAGACCAAAGAAACCCGTACCTCGCCCGCCGACGTCATCATGTGGTCTGGCAGCAAGGACAGCCAGACATC GGCCGACGCCACCATCGCCAATCAGGCCACGGGCGCCATGTCCTACGCCTTCATCACCGCCCTAAAGAACAACCCGCAGCAGAGCTACGTCGAGCTACTCAACAGCATCCGCGACGTGCTGGAGGAGAAGTACACTCAGCTGCCCCAGCTTTCGAGCAGTCACCCGATTG ACACGGATCTTCTTTACGTGATGTAA
- a CDS encoding ATP phosphoribosyltransferase, translated as MSSSTTANKATAPRCGGDAGTTKQSIIYKFPNAVPPRFSMRAYMYSQGIMTPIIFVSFLLSLVWVDIRYTIKRSRNHSQGGWMPSWLHNIVYRSSPYHYVRVKTQTTPSPKADQQEWYYHSKQKKLLRMEVDDAFQMRGQVLVVLALVSLVVVWAFWLFANWAWRSIGSSTFRI; from the exons ATGTCGTCATCAACTACAGCCAACAAAGCCACTGCCCCGCGGTGCGGCGGTGACGCGGGAACAACCAAGCAGTCGATTATTTACAAG TTTCCAAACGCTGTCCCACCGCGATTTAGCATGAGAGCTTACATGTACTCACAGGGCATCATGACACCCATCATTTTCGTCTCGTTTCTGCTGTCCCTGGTGTGGGTTGATATCAGATACACCATCAAGAGATCAAGAAATCATAGCCAAGGAGGCTGGATGCCATCGTGGCTGCACAACATCGTGTACCGAAGCTCTCCGTATCATTACGTGCGAGTCAAAACGCAAACGACTCCAAGCCCCAAGGCCGATCAGCAGGAGTGGTACTACCATAGcaagcagaagaagctgtTGCGTATGGAGGTTGACGATGCGTTCCAGATGAGGGGACAGGTTCTAGTGGTACTGGCGCTTGTGTCGCTGGTCGTCGTTTGGGCCTTTTGGCTGTTTGCCAACTGGGCATGGCGAAGCATTGGCAGCAGTACCTTCCGTATCTGA
- a CDS encoding F-box domain-containing protein, which produces MAPALQTTDPTTHQAAEPHPNEVVSPYHNGAQAHSTSTDNVISPDSEADPSTIMRKLMKGKDKEWDAVVSVRSAKNKLTLLELPITHTNDLTSLALTNSNLHNLAVPHIYSRFDIVWPDATQMTSSDSKSVDALTYGLSTICLGSSFARRTRKMLYPGYTPSYSTAVRRQKNDYAKYTRKFSLGNGPHDWVAEYMITKESGKMLGTLVALAIEKMVNLETFVWDMPTGVLSDIFMALASIPEQCPDGESKLEKVWVRWHDNSDGSSSSAASSPPPPNPPHVTVPAGSNLTAIGILIPSDAVHPTPRAAIPYAESRVEFPTFSVLPPLKSLTVLDIDELAYLDEMAIVIERSKDSLQELRVGISPKAIYKDFVQTWDGPDLRQIDRDARWPGESTIGERRLGGVLGVLVGRVYDIRRKTTSRSREKAPPSLSQTAQQTDTAPDSDSTETSITLGDSEDAGADDSHADRAIEPHPGQTADHATGTGLASNTKEQGHIQPMEAVQFGKEPATGDNIANDASSKVLRKRLDGKLKLRTLELERVPLSIQVCCQAIDWTVLTTLTILECAQHEHLWKALRRQFGPTPITRLGSHHHQISPHKQSMEYHLSLKSIHTDVTSTPLISFLRDTLAPNSLEVLFLQDRRRASGPPAVTIEQIFKGVIKKHRSSLQKVLLDSSDRKRGGSNAPTDSSRWRNWVVPTDMLLYMTSGRMANLRELAVSLYYKDWRLPNAPQLRSLNLQHIADHILGNFDARELALQLVDIITLRPEIQLCYVGISTKCFEILESKPVEENGASTTSITTDPAVTGHDSGIDGEDEEEDEEDGTDDETASQVDEETSEEEGEDDDTPASAVDVEDSQSEASAAAQDSDDDDDDDDSMRDVDCNHSRPRLRLREILFYDDKVAIFKARHGRL; this is translated from the exons ATGGCCCCAGCCCTGCAAACAACAGACCCTACGACCCATCAAGCCGCCGAGCCGCATCCAAACGAAGTCGTGTCACCCTACCACAATGGAGCACAGGCTCATTCCACGTCCACCGACAATGTGATCAGTCCTGATTCCGAGGCAGACCCCTCAACCATTATGCGCAAGCTTATGAAGGGGAAGGACAAGGAATGGGACGCTGTTGTCTCCGTACGGTCGGCCAAGAACAAGCTCACCTTGCTCGAGCTGCCC ATCACCCACACGAACGATCTCACTTCGCTCGCCCTGACAAACTCAAACCTCCATAATCTCGCGGTTCCTCACATCTACTCCAGGTTCGACATCGTCTGGCCCGATGCCACACAGATGACGTCGTCCGACTCTAAGAGCGTCGACGCCCTTACCTATGGCCTCTCGACCATCTGCCTTGGCAGCTCCTTCGCCCGCCGTACCCGCAAGATGCTCTACCCAGGCTATACACCCAGCTACAGCACCGCTGTTCGAAGACAGAAGAACGACTATGCCAAGTACACGAGGAAGTTTTCGTTAGGCAACGGCCCGCACGACTGGGTGGCGGAATACATGATTACGAAAGAGAGCGGCAAGATGCTGGGCACGCTGGTGGCGCTGGCCATCGAGAAGATGGTCAACCTGGAGACTTTCGTTTGGGATATGCCGACTGGCGTTCTATCGGACATCTTCATGGCGCTGGCCTCCATCCCAGAGCAGTGTCCGGACGGCGAGTCGAAGCTCGAGAAGGTCTGGGTCAGATGGCACGACAACTCAGATGGTTCGAGctcttcggcggcgtcgagtcctcctccgccgaaCCCGCCTCACGTGACAGTGCCCGCCGGCAGCAACCTTACTGCGATTGGTATCCTGATCCCCTCAGACGCCGTCCACCCGACACCGCGAGCTGCGATACCCTATGCCGAGTCCCGAGTCGAGTTCCCCACCTTCAGCGTGCTGCCTCCCCTCAAGAGTCTGACGGTCCTGGACATCGACGAACTTGCTTATCTGGATGAGATGGCGATAGTCATAGAGAGATCCAAAGACAGTTTGCAGGAGCTTCGCGTCGGCATATCCCCGAAGGCCATCTACAAGGACTTCGTTCAGACCTGGGACGGACCCGACTTGCGGCAAATCGACCGGGACGCCAGGTGGCCCGGCGAGAGCACCATCGGCGAGAGAAGGCTTGGCGGAGTCTTGGGCGTTCTAGTCGGCCGGGTGTACGACATCCGTCGGAAGACGACTTCAAGATCCAGAGAAAAGGCCCCACCATCATTATCCCAGACGGCAcagcagacagacacagcccCTGATTCGGACTCGACCGAGACCTCAATCACTCTGGGAGACTCCGAGGACGCTGGAGCGGACGACTCACATGCGGATCGTGCGATCGAGCCACACCCCGGGCAGACCGCGGATCACGCCACGGGAACAGGCCTTGCCTCAAATACAAAAGAGCAAGGCCACATCCAACCAATGGAAGCTGTGCAGTTCGGCAAAGAGCCTGCGACGGGTGACAACATTGCCAATGATGCGTCTTCCAAGGTATTACGAAAGAGATTGGACGGCAAGCTCAAGCTACGGACACTCGAGCTTGAGAGGGTCCCTCTTTCGATCCAAGTTTGCTGCCAGGCGATCGACTGGACAGTCTTGACGACGCTGACTATACTCGAATGCGCTCAGCATGAGCATCTCTGGAAGGCCTTGCGGAGGCAGTTTGGACCCACTCCGATAACGAGACTCGGATCGCATCATCACCAAATCAGCCCTCACAAGCAGTCTATGGAGTATCATCTCAGCCTCAAGAGCATTCATACCGACGTCACTTCGACGCCTCTGATCAGCTTTCTCAGAGATACCTTGGCGCCGAACAGCCTGGAGGTCCTTTTTCTGCAGGACCGGAGACGAGCGAGTGGCCCGCCAGCCGTAACTATTGAACAGATCTTTAAGGGGGTCATCAAAAAGCATCGGTCGAGCTTGCAAAAGGTGCTCCTTGACAGCTCGGACAGGAAGCGTGGTGGCAGCAATGCGCCGACGGATTCTTCCCGTTGGCGCAATTGGGTGGTGCCAACGGATATGTTGCTCTACATGACCAGCGGGCGCATGGCGAACCTCAGGGAGCTCGCCGTCTCCCTGTACTACAAAGATTGG AGACTGCCAAATGCTCCACAACTCAGATCACTCAATCTACAACACATCGCTGACCACATACTCGGCAACTTCGATGCGAGAGAGTTGGCCCTACAGCTGGTGGACATCATAACCCTGCGCCCGGAGATCCAGCTCTGCTACGTGGGTATTTCCACTAAGTGTTTCGAAATCTTGGAGAGCAAGCCAGTGGAGGAGAACGGCGCTTCGACGACCAGTATCACGACCGATCCCGCTGTAACAGGTCACGATTCCGGgatcgacggcgaggacgaggaagaggatgaagaagacggcaCGGACGATGAGACGGCGAGCCaggtggacgaggagacctccgaagaggagggggaagatgATGATACCCCGGCGAGTGCGGTGGACGTGGAGGACTCGCAGTCGGAGGCGTCCGCGGCTGCGcaggactcggacgacgacgacgatgacgacgactcGATGCGAGACGTGGACTGCAATCACTCGCGGCCGCGTCTCCGGCTTCGCGAGATTCTGTTTTACGACGACAAGGTGGCAATCTTCAAGGCTAGGCACGGGAGACTGTGA
- a CDS encoding ER protein Pkr1, which yields MASFVTNLWESIFIPGPTPTLVRAANATFAALQVLLAVLLLTTWSIHFVILSFLSGFLWFSINWFVNELAIHAEQEAKKARLAESSSSGVGGGGGGGGGNTQGTDDSDTEVEGAVAGGVGARKKGAAVGSSQVETAQQQQQAADLKRRTAAAVAAAAAESGAEDATNGGTQSSVSTEDEWEKVSENENEKDK from the coding sequence ATGGCGTCTTTCGTCACCAACCTCTGGGAGTCGATCTTCATCCCGGGCCCGACCCCGACCCTCGTCCGAGCCGCTAACGCAACCTTCGCCGCCCTTCAGGTCCTCCTCGCTGTGCTCCTCCTGACGACCTGGAGCATTCACTTCGTCATCCTCTCCTTCCTCAGCGGGTTTCTCTGGTTCTCCATAAACTGGTTCGTCAACGAGCTTGCCATCCacgccgagcaggaggctAAGAaggcccgcctcgccgagtcctcttcctcaggggtcggcggcggcggcggcggcggcggcggaaacACCCAAGGGACCGATGATAGCGACACTGAGGTCGAgggtgccgtcgccggcggtgTAGGCGCGCGAAAGAAGGGTGCTGCTGTCGGGAGCAGTCAAGTCGAGacggcgcagcagcagcagcaggccgccgaTCTGAAGCGTCGCACCGCCGCAGCCGtcgccgcagccgcggcCGAGTCCGGTGCCGAGGATGCGACGAACGGGGGCACGCAGTCAAGCGTCAGCACCGAGGACGAGTGGGAGAAGGTCTCAgagaacgagaacgagaaggACAAGTGA